One part of the Tunicatimonas pelagia genome encodes these proteins:
- a CDS encoding efflux RND transporter periplasmic adaptor subunit codes for MPTTARTKKKKRNPILIIAIVVGTLLVLLLIARQLEWIGGEKAVEVRFASVEPHTIIERVSASGTIQPVTEVKISPEVPGEIIELNVEEGDSVQQDQLLVRIRPDNFESILSRTQANLNQQRAALAQMQAQAASAEAQLERARLAFERNQKLYDDQVISDADFEQFQSDFQVAQQSYESARQNVEAARYAVRSSEASVEEARENLSLTSIYAPMAGIVSKLDVEQGERVVGTSQMAGTEMLRIADLSKMEVRVDVNENDIIRVALGDTASIEVDAYSYDNYRFQGVVTSIANTANEKLTNEAVTEFEVRIRLLNSSYQKLLETRGPFPFRPGMTASVDVLTNRKEDVLSVPLSAVTTRNKENKNEPTADAGQDSFGSGETLDEVVFRKVDEERVEKVIVETGISDYEFIEILSGLTTGDEIVSGPYIAISNQLKDSSRVEITQNGGTSND; via the coding sequence ATGCCAACCACCGCCCGCACTAAAAAAAAGAAGCGCAATCCGATTCTGATTATCGCTATTGTAGTAGGCACCCTCTTAGTATTATTACTCATTGCCCGTCAGCTCGAATGGATTGGTGGCGAAAAAGCCGTTGAGGTACGATTTGCCTCAGTAGAACCACACACAATTATTGAGCGAGTGAGTGCTTCCGGTACCATACAGCCGGTGACCGAAGTGAAAATTTCTCCCGAAGTACCGGGAGAAATCATCGAGCTAAATGTGGAGGAAGGTGACTCGGTACAGCAAGATCAACTACTAGTGCGTATTCGCCCCGATAATTTTGAGTCAATCCTTTCTCGCACCCAGGCTAACTTGAACCAGCAACGAGCAGCCTTAGCTCAAATGCAGGCCCAAGCAGCTAGTGCCGAAGCCCAACTGGAACGAGCTCGGCTCGCCTTTGAGCGAAACCAAAAACTGTACGACGATCAGGTGATCTCCGACGCTGATTTTGAGCAATTTCAGAGTGATTTTCAGGTAGCCCAGCAGAGCTACGAGTCGGCTCGGCAAAATGTAGAAGCAGCTCGCTACGCGGTTCGCTCTTCCGAAGCTTCGGTGGAAGAAGCTCGTGAGAACCTTTCGCTTACCAGTATTTACGCCCCTATGGCTGGCATTGTGTCTAAACTGGATGTAGAGCAAGGTGAGCGGGTGGTAGGCACCTCACAGATGGCGGGTACCGAAATGCTTCGCATAGCCGATTTGAGTAAAATGGAAGTGCGAGTGGATGTTAACGAAAACGATATTATCCGGGTAGCACTGGGCGATACAGCATCTATCGAGGTGGATGCTTATAGTTACGATAATTATCGATTTCAGGGAGTGGTTACTTCAATTGCCAATACAGCTAACGAAAAATTAACCAATGAAGCCGTTACGGAATTTGAGGTGCGTATTCGTCTGCTAAACTCATCTTACCAAAAATTGCTGGAAACCCGCGGTCCGTTTCCCTTTCGCCCCGGTATGACGGCCAGTGTAGATGTACTCACCAACCGGAAGGAAGATGTGCTGTCAGTACCGCTTTCGGCTGTCACTACCCGAAACAAAGAAAATAAGAATGAGCCAACTGCCGATGCTGGTCAAGACTCTTTCGGCAGTGGAGAGACGTTAGATGAAGTTGTTTTCAGGAAAGTTGATGAAGAGCGAGTGGAGAAGGTTATTGTAGAAACTGGCATTAGTGATTACGAGTTTATTGAAATACTCAGCGGGCTAACAACCGGAGATGAGATAGTTTCCGGGCCATACATTGCTATCTCTAATCAGCTCAAAGACAGTAGCCGGGTTGAAATCACCCAGAATGGTGGAACGAGTAATGATTAA
- a CDS encoding nucleoside permease codes for MNFRTRAQLSGMMFLEYFVWGAWYVTLGTYLGTTLQFEGTQIGLAYGAFAIAAMISPFFVGMVADRFFPTERVLGVLHLVGAFLLYFLSQTTDFGLFYPLIIAYTLCFMPTIALTNSLSFHHMDNPGKEFPGVRVLGTISWIIAGLIVGYLSIEDQATPLVIAAGMSVVMGLYSFTLPHTPPKSKGEKASWQDIIGLDALKLMKDRSFAVLFIASLLICIPLSFYYSFANLFLNNIGVENAAGKMTMGQMSEILFLLLMPFFFKRLGYKKMLMIGMACWALRYVLFMFGDPGSLVWMLYGGIILHGICYDFFFVTGQIYVDERAPKNIKNAAQGLITFATYGVGMFIGSVLSGVIAENYTVDQSTYLWDKIWLIPAVLSAIVLLLFTIFFREKQTKQPTEEIKAQTSQAIPESKLA; via the coding sequence ATGAATTTTCGCACCCGCGCCCAGCTATCGGGCATGATGTTTCTGGAATACTTTGTTTGGGGAGCCTGGTACGTAACCTTAGGAACGTATTTGGGAACCACCCTTCAGTTTGAAGGAACACAAATTGGATTGGCCTACGGGGCGTTTGCCATTGCAGCCATGATCTCCCCCTTTTTTGTAGGAATGGTAGCAGATCGCTTCTTTCCCACTGAGCGGGTGTTAGGTGTACTTCATCTGGTAGGGGCATTCTTGCTCTACTTCTTATCCCAAACTACCGATTTTGGTTTATTTTACCCGCTTATCATCGCTTACACGCTGTGCTTCATGCCCACTATTGCGCTAACCAATTCGCTTTCCTTTCACCATATGGATAATCCGGGTAAAGAATTTCCGGGTGTGCGGGTGCTGGGCACCATCAGTTGGATTATTGCCGGACTCATTGTTGGATACCTAAGCATTGAGGATCAGGCAACTCCCCTTGTAATTGCTGCCGGAATGTCGGTGGTCATGGGGTTGTACAGTTTTACATTGCCGCACACACCTCCCAAAAGCAAAGGCGAAAAAGCCAGTTGGCAAGATATTATTGGCTTGGATGCCCTGAAGCTAATGAAAGATCGTTCGTTCGCCGTATTGTTCATCGCCTCCCTACTCATTTGTATTCCGCTATCATTCTACTACAGCTTTGCTAATTTGTTCCTGAACAATATTGGGGTAGAAAACGCCGCAGGCAAAATGACAATGGGGCAAATGTCGGAAATTCTGTTTCTGTTGCTGATGCCGTTCTTTTTTAAACGCTTGGGGTATAAAAAGATGCTGATGATCGGTATGGCATGCTGGGCTTTACGCTACGTACTGTTTATGTTTGGCGATCCGGGCAGCTTAGTTTGGATGCTGTACGGCGGTATTATCTTGCACGGCATCTGCTACGACTTCTTCTTTGTAACCGGACAAATCTACGTAGACGAGCGCGCCCCAAAGAATATTAAGAACGCTGCTCAGGGACTGATTACCTTCGCCACCTACGGCGTTGGTATGTTCATCGGCAGCGTACTTTCGGGAGTTATTGCCGAAAATTATACAGTTGACCAGTCAACGTATCTTTGGGATAAAATTTGGCTGATTCCGGCGGTGCTCTCAGCCATCGTTTTACTGCTATTCACCATTTTCTTCCGAGAAAAACAGACTAAACAACCCACCGAAGAGATTAAAGCGCAAACCTCCCAAGCCATACCGGAGTCTAAACTTGCTTAA
- a CDS encoding OmpH family outer membrane protein, whose translation MKIASLVLNIVLAIAVIYLYVLHFSQNGDVVPAEAAVDGTASGAIPQIAYVNSDTLLENYEFFQTKRVELEKRAEDLQKEYENRARGLQNEISNFQQNAGSMTMNQARAVEEDLRKKQQNLLQYQQNLSSQLLEEEGKVNDDLYERVSNFLEDYGKNKDFKLVLTYTKNSGVLYADDSLDITQQVVEGLNQVYNGTTPPDSTASE comes from the coding sequence GTGAAAATTGCATCCCTCGTTTTAAATATCGTACTAGCCATTGCCGTCATCTACCTCTACGTTCTTCACTTCAGCCAGAACGGTGATGTGGTTCCTGCCGAAGCTGCGGTTGATGGAACTGCCTCAGGCGCTATTCCCCAGATAGCCTACGTCAACTCTGACACCTTACTTGAAAACTACGAGTTTTTCCAGACCAAACGAGTAGAGCTAGAGAAGCGGGCCGAAGACTTACAAAAAGAGTACGAAAACCGAGCGAGAGGTTTACAGAATGAAATTAGCAACTTCCAACAGAATGCCGGGAGTATGACCATGAACCAAGCCCGGGCGGTGGAAGAAGACCTACGAAAGAAGCAGCAAAATCTACTCCAGTACCAGCAAAACCTGAGTAGCCAATTACTAGAAGAAGAAGGCAAAGTGAACGACGATTTGTACGAGCGGGTTTCTAATTTTCTGGAAGACTACGGCAAAAACAAAGACTTCAAACTAGTGCTCACTTACACTAAAAACAGCGGTGTGCTCTACGCCGACGATAGCCTGGATATTACCCAACAGGTGGTAGAAGGATTAAACCAAGTTTATAACGGCACCACTCCACCAGATTCTACTGCCTCCGAGTAA